The Eubacteriaceae bacterium Marseille-Q4139 genome has a window encoding:
- a CDS encoding HIT family protein: MRDDNCIFCKIANGEIPSSTIYEDDDFRVILDLGPAAKGHALILPKEHFKDVCELDEKTAARVLPLGAKIGTAMKKSLGCAGFNLVQNNGAAAGQTVFHFHVHIIPRYEGGPKIVTWTPGEEAPEILAETAEKIKEALEI; encoded by the coding sequence ATGAGAGACGATAACTGTATCTTTTGTAAGATTGCAAATGGGGAGATTCCATCCTCAACAATATATGAGGACGACGATTTCCGTGTGATTCTGGATCTGGGGCCTGCGGCAAAGGGGCATGCGCTGATTCTTCCGAAAGAGCATTTTAAGGATGTCTGTGAACTGGACGAAAAGACAGCAGCCCGCGTTCTTCCTCTGGGAGCCAAAATCGGTACGGCGATGAAGAAATCCTTAGGATGTGCAGGCTTTAACCTGGTTCAGAATAACGGTGCGGCGGCCGGACAGACGGTCTTTCATTTCCATGTGCATATTATTCCGAGATACGAAGGCGGTCCTAAAATCGTGACTTGGACGCCGGGAGAAGAGGCACCGGAAATCCTTGCGGAGACGGCTGAAAAAATTAAAGAAGCATTAGAAATATAG
- a CDS encoding sigma-70 family RNA polymerase sigma factor, with translation MRREDEELLQMLIEKYAKLYMKIAFDNGVPYADAEDVVMEAFWAYYSSRYFQELNEAEAKRMLACIVKRRSIDFYRKNSHYEKISLESNPVESLTREERACRDPLEMILHEEKYQMVQNRIEGMKAVWREPALMYFIEGYEEPEIAEMLGISGAACRSRISRARKMLRERLDHFRD, from the coding sequence ATGCGGCGCGAAGATGAAGAGCTGCTGCAAATGCTGATTGAAAAATATGCAAAACTGTATATGAAAATAGCGTTTGATAATGGCGTCCCTTATGCCGACGCGGAAGATGTGGTTATGGAAGCGTTCTGGGCGTATTATTCTTCCAGATATTTTCAGGAACTGAATGAGGCAGAGGCAAAAAGGATGCTGGCTTGTATCGTAAAACGGAGGAGTATTGATTTTTACAGGAAGAACAGTCATTATGAAAAGATAAGTCTGGAGTCAAACCCGGTGGAGAGCCTGACGAGGGAAGAACGGGCGTGCAGGGATCCGCTGGAAATGATCCTGCATGAAGAGAAGTATCAGATGGTACAGAACCGTATTGAGGGCATGAAAGCTGTCTGGAGAGAACCGGCACTTATGTATTTTATTGAAGGGTATGAGGAACCGGAAATCGCAGAAATGCTTGGAATTTCGGGAGCGGCGTGCCGCTCCCGGATATCAAGGGCCAGAAAAATGCTGAGGGAAAGGCTGGATCATTTCCGAGACTGA